A stretch of Methanococcus voltae DNA encodes these proteins:
- a CDS encoding phosphoadenosine phosphosulfate reductase family protein, translating into MENTENIKNIKNIKNIKNAEKPPKNLEFTQWTIEKRNLHDLNELKENIVYNLKENNLCNKKALLMLSGGKDSATALALCKELNINVVLCIHYVHNWSWDISKNEADNLAKKYDVPIIFPDITEKLSKKIKGAKGKSICRICKDIMKLRAVEYAKENGFDIIITGDTALEKISGPILDDLREKNPKLEDKDFYHKMELSKIPRRYDTYFLRPLLRLSQNDVMAIHEHYGINVQRVHEVGDKIGHWREGCCLKYCDPEERISTDLFDEVFELNKYLTEIARENNIRASILLPSKDILVLPKTKENVKIVLNAVNNFYSSKSTMSNDTKNNTNNIGIENYNNENNNNNNNNNKNETLTLDNFNYSRWQGW; encoded by the coding sequence ATGGAAAATACCGAAAATATAAAAAATATAAAAAATATAAAAAATATAAAAAATGCTGAAAAACCCCCTAAAAATTTAGAGTTTACACAATGGACAATCGAAAAACGAAATTTACACGATTTAAATGAATTAAAAGAAAATATCGTATATAACTTAAAAGAAAATAACTTATGCAATAAAAAAGCCCTATTAATGTTAAGTGGCGGTAAAGACAGTGCAACAGCTCTCGCTTTATGCAAAGAACTAAATATCAATGTCGTTTTATGTATTCATTACGTACATAACTGGAGCTGGGATATTTCCAAAAATGAAGCTGATAACTTAGCTAAAAAGTACGATGTACCTATTATATTCCCCGATATAACGGAAAAACTTTCTAAAAAGATTAAAGGTGCAAAAGGGAAGAGTATTTGTAGAATCTGTAAGGATATTATGAAACTTAGGGCTGTGGAATATGCAAAAGAAAATGGTTTTGATATTATAATAACTGGAGATACTGCTTTAGAAAAAATTTCAGGGCCAATTTTAGATGATTTGAGGGAAAAAAACCCAAAACTTGAAGATAAAGATTTTTATCATAAAATGGAACTTTCGAAAATTCCTCGACGTTATGATACTTATTTTTTGAGACCTCTTTTAAGATTAAGTCAAAATGACGTTATGGCGATTCACGAGCACTATGGTATAAATGTACAACGTGTACACGAAGTAGGCGATAAAATAGGGCATTGGAGGGAAGGTTGCTGTTTAAAATATTGCGACCCTGAAGAAAGGATATCAACGGATTTATTTGACGAAGTTTTTGAATTAAATAAATATCTTACAGAAATTGCAAGGGAAAATAATATCCGAGCTTCAATATTGTTGCCCTCAAAGGACATATTAGTACTTCCGAAGACAAAAGAAAATGTAAAGATAGTTTTAAATGCAGTAAATAATTTTTATTCGTCAAAATCAACAATGAGCAATGATACAAAGAATAATACTAATAATATTGGTATTGAAAACTATAATAACGAAAATAATAATAATAATAATAATAATAATAAAAATGAAACATTAACCTTGGATAATTTTAATTATTCAAGATGGCAAGGTTGGTAA